One window of the Lasioglossum baleicum chromosome 8, iyLasBale1, whole genome shotgun sequence genome contains the following:
- the LOC143211263 gene encoding 116 kDa U5 small nuclear ribonucleoprotein component — translation MDADLYDEFGNYIGPDLASDSEDENEYGNAGDDADDRDRSDEEMEEDKDESREQNDQGNSMAVVLHEDKRYYPSALEVYGPEVETLVQEEDAQPLDKPLIAPTRKPKFQIKQQQLPETTYSIEFLADMMDAPHLIRNVVLLGHLHHGKTTLVDCLVRQTHPYLHSVTDEKPLRYTDTLFTEQQRGVSTKATPVTLLLQDVKSKSYLLNIFDTPGHVNFSDEATAAIRLSDGAILIVDAAEGVMLNTERLLKHALQEKLALTVCINKIDRLILELKLPPLDAYYKLRHIIEEINGLIALYSDNENPSFVSPAIGNVCFASSEYNVCFTLKSFAALYAKTHPGLNSNEFAKRLWGDIYFNSKTRKFTKKPPHNTAQRSFIEFILEPLYKIFAQVVGDVDTTLPDVLDELGIRLTSEEMKMNIRPLLRLVCTRFLGDMCGLVDMCVAHVPSPQSHAPVKVQHVYTGPIDSPLAQDMVNCDPDGRLMIHSTKMYPTEDCTLFVVLGRVMSGTLEAGQRVRVLGEAYSRTDEEDSRVLTVGRLWISEARYSIELNRVPAGNWVLIEGIDRPIVKTSTITDLNSSDDLHIFRPLKFNTQSVIKIAVEPVNPSELPKMLDGLRKVNKSYPLLGTRVEESGEHVVLGTGELYLDCAMHDLRRMYSEIDIKVADPVVAFAETVVETSSLKCFAETPNKRNKLTMIAEPLERGLAEDIEAEHVKITWNKKRLGEFFQTKYDWDLLAARSIWAFGPDATGPNILVDDTLPSEVDKTLLNSARDAIIQGFQWGTREGPLCEEPIRNVKFKILDAVIAQEPLHRGGGQIIPTARRVAYSAFLMATPRLMEPYLFVEVQAPADCVSAVYTVLAKRRGHVTQDAPVPGSPLYTIKAFIPAIDSFGFETDLRTHTQGQAFCLSVFHHWQIVPGDPLDKSITIRPLEPQPATHLAREFMLKTRRRKGLSEDVSINKFFDDPMLLELARQDVLLNYPL, via the exons ATGGACGCTGATCTTTACGACGAATTTGGAAACTATATCGGTCCCGACTTGGCCTCCGACAGCGAAGATGAAAACGAGTATGGAAACGCTGGAGACGATGCGGACGACAGAGATCGCTCCGACGAGGAGATGGAGGAAGACAAGGATGAGTCTAGGGAGCAAAATGATCAGGGTAACTCCATGGCAGTTGTACTCCACGAAGACAAAAGATACTACCCTAGCGCGTTGGAAGTATACGGACCAGAG GTAGAGACATTAGTACAAGAAGAGGATGCCCAGCCACTGGACAAACCACTGATAGCGCCAACTAGGAAGCCAAAGTTCCAGATCAAACAGCAGCAACTCCCGGAGACAACGTATAGCATAGAATTCTTAGCGGACATGATGGACGCACCCCATTTAATTAGGAATGTTGTTCTGCTTGGTCACTTGCACCACGGAAAAACTACTCTAGTCGATTGTTTAGTGAGGCAAACCCACCCCTACCTTCACAGTGTGACTGATGAGAAGCCTTTGAG GTACACAGACACTCTATTCACGGAGCAACAGCGGGGCGTATCGACGAAAGCGACTCCGGTGACTCTGTTATTACAGGACGTGAAGTCCAAGTCttatttgttaaacatatttgaTACTCCCGGCCATGTGAACTTCTCCGACGAGGCGACAGCCGCGATACGATTATCTGACGGCGCGATACTAATCGTGGACGCCGCCGAGGGTGTCATGCTAAACACAGAACGGCTACTGAAGCACGCGCTTCAGGAGAAGCTTGCGCTGACAGTCTGTATAAACAAGATAGACCGGCTGATTCTCGAGCTGAAGCTGCCTCCGTTAGATGCGTACTATAAATTAAGGCACATCATCGAGGAGATCAACGGGCTGATCGCTCTGTATTCAGACAACGAGAACCCGTCGTTCGTGTCGCCCGCAATTGGCAATGTGTGCTTTGCGAGCTCAGAATACAACGTCTGCTTCACCCTAAAATCCTTCGCTGCCTTGTACGCGAAGACCCATCCCGGATTGAACTCTAACGAGTTCGCGAAGAGACTGTGGGGCGACATATACTTCAACTCAAAGACTCGGAAGTTCACGAAGAAACCGCCGCACAACACCGCTCAACGCAGCTTCATCGAGTTCATTTTGGAGCCGCTGTACAAAATCTTCGCTCAGGTTGTTGGCGACGTGGACACCACTTTGCCGGATG TGTTGGACGAACTGGGTATCAGATTAACGTCAGAGGAGATGAAGATGAACATCAGGCCGTTGCTGAGGTTGGTCTGCACCAGGTTTTTGGGAGACATGTGTGGGCTAGTCGACATGTGCGTGGCCCACGTGCCTAGTCCCCAATCTCACGCACCGGTCAAAGTGCAGCATGTGTATACGGGGCCCATAGACTCTCCTCTGGCACAGGATATGGTGAACTGTGATCCTGAC GGCAGGTTGATGATTCACAGCACGAAAATGTACCCTACCGAGGACTGTACGCTATTCGTAGTCCTCGGAAGGGTGATGTCCGGCACCCTAGAGGCAGGGCAACGCGTACGTGTGTTAGGTGAAGCGTATTCCCGCACTGACGAAGAAGACTCGCGAGTCCTGACTGTTGGAAGGCTGTGGATCAGCGAGGCACGCTATTCCATCGAGCTGAACAGGGTTCCAGCTGGCAACTGGGTCCTCATCGAAGGCATCGATCGACCTATAGTGAAGACCAGTACGATTACCGACTTAAACAGCTCGGACGATCTCCACATATTCCGGCCATTGAAGTTCAACACCCAGAGCGTGATCAAGATCGCGGTGGAGCCTGTGAATCCTTCGGAACTGCCGAAAATGTTGGACGGTCTGAGGAAGGTGAACAAGAGCTACCCTCTGCTGGGGACCAGGGTCGAGGAGAGCGGCGAGCACGTGGTCCTGGGAACCGGTGAACTGTACTTGGACTGCGCCATGCACGATCTACGTCGCATGTACTCGGAAATCGATATCAAAGTAGCCGACCCTGTAGTGGCCTTCGCAGAAACCGTGGTGGAGACCAGCTCGTTGAAGTGTTTCGCCGAGACACCGAACAAGCGCAACAAGCTGACGATGATCGCCGAGCCCCTGGAGAGAGGATTGGCGGAGGACATAGAGGCGGAGCACGTGAAGATTACGTGGAACAA GAAACGACTGGGAGAGTTCTTCCAGACCAAGTACGACTGGGACTTGTTGGCTGCGAGAAGTATATGGGCGTTTGGGCCTGATGCCACCGGTCCCAACATTCTAGTCGACGACACGCTGCCGTCCGAAGTGGACAAGACGCTGCTGAACAGTGCTAGGGACGCGATTATTCAAGGCTTCCAATGGGGCACCAGAGAAGGTCCTCTCTGTGAAGAGCCGATTCGGAACGTGAAGTTCAAGATCTTGGATGCTGTAATCGCTCAGGAACCTCTGCATCGAGGAG GTGGCCAGATCATTCCAACTGCGAGGAGGGTAGCGTACTCTGCGTTCTTGATGGCGACGCCCAGGCTGATGGAACCCTACTTGTTCGTCGAGGTGCAAGCTCCCGCGGATTGCGTGTCGGCCGTTTACACGGTGCTGGCTAAAAGACGAGGCCACGTTACCCAGGATGCTCCCGTGCCCGGAAGTCCCTTGTACACCATCAAAGCATTCATTCCAGCGATTGATAGCTTCGGGTTCGAGACCGATCTGAGGACGCACACACAGGGACAGGCGTTCTGCTTATCCGTGTTCCACCATTGGCAGATCGTACCTGGCGATCCCCTAGATAAAAGTATCACGATTCGACCACTCGAACCTCAGCCGGCTACACACCTGGCCAGAGAATTTATGCTGAAGACGCGACGGCGGAAGGGACTGTCGGAAGACGTGTCCATCAACAAATTCTTCGACGACCCTATGTTGCTCGAGCTGGCGAGGCAGGACGTGCTTCTGAACTACCCGTTATAA